The Herbaspirillum sp. DW155 genomic interval GCCGCGCCCGCCGGGGCGGGGCTAGGGCATCTTGGCTATAATGGCCGGATGTTGAAACAGCGCACAATCAAGAATCTGGTCAAGACCACAGGGGTCGGCCTGCACTCCGGCACCAAGGTCGAGCTGACCCTGCGTCCGGCCGCACCCGATACCGGCATCCTGTTCCGCCGCGTGGATCTCGATCCCGTGGTCGAGCTGCCGATGATCGCCACCGGCGTGGGTGATACCCGCATGGCCTCGACCCTGACCAAGGATGGCGCCAAGGTCTCCACCGTCGAGCACCTGCTGTCGGCCTGCGCCGGCCTGGGCATCGACAATCTGGTCATTGATCTGACCGCAGAAGAAATTCCCATCATGGACGGCTCGGCCTCGTCGTTCGTCTTCCTGCTGCAGCAGGCCGGCCTGCAGGAGCAGAACGCACCGAAGAAATTCATCCGCGTCCTGAAGCCGGTGGAAGTGCGCGAAGGCACCGGCGACAAGGAAAAATGGGCCCGCCTGGAACCGTATGATGGCTTCCGCCTGAAGTTCTTCATCGAATTCAACCACCCGGCCGTGGACGGTACCGGGCAAGTGGCCGAGGTCGATTTCGGCATCGACTCCTACGTCAAGGAAATCGCCCGCGCGCGTACCTTCGGCTTCATGCAGGATGTGGAAACCCTGCGCGGCATGGGCCTGGCCCGTGGTGGTTCCTTCGAGAACGCCATCGTCATGGATGAATACCGCATCCTCAATGCCGATGGCCTGCGCTATGACAACGAGTTCGTGCGCCACAAGATCCTGGATGCCATCGGCGACCTCTACATCATCGGCCATCCGCTCCTGGCCAGCTACGACGCCCACAAGTCCGGTCATGGACTGAACAACCTGCTGCTGCGTGAATTGC includes:
- the lpxC gene encoding UDP-3-O-acyl-N-acetylglucosamine deacetylase, whose product is MLKQRTIKNLVKTTGVGLHSGTKVELTLRPAAPDTGILFRRVDLDPVVELPMIATGVGDTRMASTLTKDGAKVSTVEHLLSACAGLGIDNLVIDLTAEEIPIMDGSASSFVFLLQQAGLQEQNAPKKFIRVLKPVEVREGTGDKEKWARLEPYDGFRLKFFIEFNHPAVDGTGQVAEVDFGIDSYVKEIARARTFGFMQDVETLRGMGLARGGSFENAIVMDEYRILNADGLRYDNEFVRHKILDAIGDLYIIGHPLLASYDAHKSGHGLNNLLLRELLSQPDAYEIVSFDQLEQAPQTYVMQAQQEWALN